In the Streptomyces sp. f51 genome, one interval contains:
- the efp gene encoding elongation factor P, whose amino-acid sequence MASTNDLKNGLVLKLDGGQLWSVVEFQHVKPGKGPAFVRTKLKNVLSGKVVDKTFNAGVKVETATIDKRDMQFSYMDGEYFVFMDMETYDQLMVDRKAVGDAANFLIEGFTASVAQHEGEVLFVELPAAVELVIQETEPGVQGDRSTGGTKPATLETGHQIQVPLFITTGEKIKVDTRTSDYLGRVNS is encoded by the coding sequence GTGGCTTCCACGAACGACCTCAAGAACGGCCTGGTGCTCAAGCTCGACGGAGGCCAGCTCTGGTCCGTCGTCGAGTTCCAGCACGTCAAGCCCGGCAAGGGCCCGGCCTTCGTGCGCACCAAGCTGAAGAACGTGCTCTCCGGCAAGGTCGTCGACAAGACGTTCAACGCCGGCGTCAAGGTCGAGACGGCCACGATCGACAAGCGCGACATGCAGTTCTCGTACATGGACGGCGAGTACTTCGTCTTCATGGACATGGAGACCTACGACCAGCTCATGGTCGACCGCAAGGCCGTCGGCGACGCCGCCAACTTCCTGATCGAGGGCTTCACGGCCAGCGTGGCCCAGCACGAGGGCGAGGTGCTCTTCGTCGAGCTGCCGGCCGCCGTCGAGCTGGTCATCCAGGAGACCGAGCCCGGCGTCCAGGGCGACCGCTCCACCGGTGGCACCAAGCCCGCCACCCTGGAGACCGGTCACCAGATCCAGGTCCCGCTCTTCATCACCACCGGTGAGAAGATCAAGGTCGACACCCGCACCAGCGACTACCTCGGCCGGGTGAACAGCTAA
- a CDS encoding aminopeptidase P family protein produces the protein MPEVYATRRERLRERCTAGGSAAALVTRPANVRYLAGAAPPGAVLLLGSDGDLLLCGGPPTGEPSEGRPDEALDVRVLPRAGGDPAVAAAGLAAGQGAESLAVEEHHLTVTRHRALGSVAPHLRLADLGGAVEQLRVIKDEEEISALRIGAEIADQALGELLESILVGRTERHLALELERRLVDHGADGPAFATSVGTGPNSGRRGHRPTDRRVEEGDFLSVCLGATYRGYRCEIGRTFVIGTSPADWQIELYDLVFAAQRAGREALAPGAAYRDVDRAARQVLDSGGHTEGLPPLTGHGVGLEIDEDPQLAPAAMGKLDACVPVTVEPGVHLPGRGGVRIDDTLVVRPEADGGPELLTITTKELLAL, from the coding sequence ATGCCAGAGGTGTACGCGACCCGCAGAGAGCGGCTCCGGGAGCGCTGTACGGCGGGCGGCAGCGCGGCAGCGCTCGTCACCCGTCCCGCCAACGTGAGGTATCTCGCCGGCGCCGCGCCGCCCGGCGCGGTGCTCCTGCTCGGGAGCGACGGGGATCTGCTGCTGTGCGGCGGCCCGCCGACCGGCGAGCCCTCGGAAGGGCGCCCCGACGAGGCGCTGGACGTCCGGGTGCTTCCCCGCGCCGGAGGCGATCCGGCCGTCGCCGCCGCCGGACTCGCGGCCGGCCAGGGAGCCGAGTCCCTCGCGGTCGAGGAACACCACCTGACCGTGACCCGCCACCGTGCCCTCGGTTCGGTCGCGCCGCACCTGCGCCTGGCCGACCTGGGCGGAGCGGTGGAACAGCTGCGCGTGATCAAGGACGAGGAGGAGATCTCCGCGCTGCGGATCGGCGCCGAGATCGCCGACCAGGCGCTCGGTGAACTCCTCGAATCGATCCTCGTCGGCCGCACGGAACGCCATCTGGCCCTGGAGCTGGAGCGCAGGCTCGTCGACCACGGCGCGGACGGACCGGCCTTCGCGACCTCGGTGGGCACAGGACCGAACTCGGGACGCCGGGGTCACCGTCCCACCGACCGGCGTGTCGAGGAGGGCGACTTCCTCTCCGTGTGCCTCGGCGCGACCTACCGCGGCTACCGGTGTGAGATCGGTCGTACCTTCGTGATCGGCACCTCGCCGGCCGACTGGCAGATCGAGCTGTACGACCTCGTCTTCGCCGCCCAGCGGGCCGGACGGGAGGCGCTGGCACCCGGCGCCGCCTACCGCGACGTGGACCGCGCGGCCCGCCAGGTACTGGACTCCGGCGGCCATACCGAAGGTCTTCCACCCCTGACGGGGCACGGTGTCGGGCTCGAAATCGACGAGGACCCGCAGCTTGCCCCCGCGGCCATGGGTAAACTGGACGCTTGCGTGCCGGTCACCGTCGAACCGGGGGTCCACCTTCCGGGCCGGGGCGGTGTCAGGATCGATGACACGCTCGTCGTACGCCCTGAGGCGGACGGCGGACCCGAGCTACTCACCATCACGACCAAGGAACTGCTCGCGCTCTAG